One window of Microbacterium sp. 1S1 genomic DNA carries:
- a CDS encoding RidA family protein — protein MTAKTRVSTDAAPAPAHTFSQGVRKGPIVQVSGQGPVDPQTNEYLYPGDVAAQTTRTLENVKAIVEASGATFDDVVMLRVYLTKREDFPIMNEAYGAFVEAHTTSGVLPSRTTVFTGLPREEMLVEIDGLAVID, from the coding sequence ATGACCGCGAAGACACGAGTTTCCACCGACGCCGCCCCCGCTCCCGCCCACACCTTCTCGCAGGGCGTCCGCAAGGGCCCCATCGTCCAGGTCTCCGGCCAGGGCCCGGTCGATCCGCAGACCAACGAGTACCTGTACCCCGGCGACGTCGCGGCACAGACCACGCGCACCCTGGAGAACGTCAAGGCCATCGTCGAGGCCTCCGGCGCCACGTTCGACGACGTCGTGATGCTGCGCGTGTACCTCACCAAGCGCGAGGACTTCCCGATCATGAACGAGGCGTACGGAGCGTTCGTGGAGGCGCACACGACGAGCGGCGTCCTGCCGTCGCGCACGACGGTCTTCACCGGTCTCCCGCGCGAGGAGATGCTCGTGGAGATCGACGGCCTCGCCGTGATCGACTGA
- a CDS encoding ROK family transcriptional regulator: MSVSDDQRPTAATDFAAANAHAFGPARHLRSRTKVLPEHARGHNRALVLQTLYHSGAMSRADLSRETGLTRVTISDLVAEFIADGIVVEIGVREAVGPGKPPILIDIDRVGHQIIGLDLSGPSAFEGAVLSLDGDVLERREVPRPETPDGDAAYAALHALAQTLVGIATQPVLGVGIGTPGVVRPDGVVLSSPNLGWTDFPLEAKLSADLDLPVLARNDANAAVLAEYTFGEAEADFMLIKIGRGVGAGLITGSQPLLGSRFAAGEIGHVVVGTDGGPRCACGKIGCLEAWLSVSRMQKALDADPAAREEILRDSGTRMAIAIAPIVAALDLSEVVLSGPSELLNGTLIDAAVQTLHARTLEGVFEDVMIRLTHQDDIVLRGAAVMVLSGQLGVS; this comes from the coding sequence ATGTCCGTTTCGGATGATCAGCGCCCGACGGCGGCGACCGACTTCGCCGCCGCGAATGCGCACGCCTTTGGCCCGGCGCGGCACCTCCGTTCGCGCACCAAGGTGCTTCCGGAGCACGCCCGCGGTCACAACCGGGCCCTCGTGCTGCAGACGCTCTATCACTCAGGCGCGATGAGCCGCGCCGACCTCTCCCGCGAGACGGGTCTCACCCGCGTCACGATCTCCGACCTCGTCGCCGAGTTCATCGCCGACGGGATCGTCGTCGAGATCGGCGTCCGCGAGGCGGTCGGTCCCGGCAAGCCTCCCATCCTCATCGACATCGACCGGGTGGGGCACCAGATCATCGGTCTCGACCTGTCCGGTCCGAGCGCGTTCGAGGGCGCCGTCCTCAGCCTCGACGGCGACGTCCTGGAGCGGCGAGAGGTTCCGCGGCCGGAGACCCCCGACGGGGACGCCGCGTATGCCGCGCTGCACGCCTTGGCGCAGACCCTCGTCGGGATCGCGACGCAGCCGGTCCTAGGCGTCGGGATCGGCACCCCCGGCGTCGTGCGCCCCGACGGAGTGGTCCTGAGCTCACCGAACCTCGGCTGGACCGACTTCCCCCTCGAGGCGAAGCTCAGCGCCGATCTCGACCTGCCCGTGCTGGCGCGCAACGATGCCAATGCGGCGGTGCTCGCCGAGTACACCTTCGGCGAGGCGGAGGCCGACTTCATGCTCATCAAGATCGGCCGCGGCGTGGGTGCCGGGCTGATCACCGGCAGCCAGCCGCTACTCGGCAGCCGATTCGCCGCCGGGGAGATCGGCCATGTCGTGGTCGGCACCGACGGCGGTCCGCGATGCGCCTGCGGGAAGATCGGCTGTCTCGAGGCCTGGCTCAGCGTGAGCCGCATGCAGAAGGCGCTCGATGCCGACCCGGCGGCGCGCGAGGAGATCCTCCGCGACTCCGGCACCCGCATGGCGATCGCCATCGCGCCGATCGTGGCCGCGCTCGACCTGTCCGAGGTCGTCCTGTCCGGTCCGTCGGAGCTGTTGAACGGGACCCTCATCGACGCTGCCGTCCAGACTCTGCACGCGCGCACACTCGAGGGCGTCTTCGAAGACGTCATGATACGCCTCACCCACCAGGACGACATCGTGCTCCGCGGCGCTGCGGTCATGGTGCTGTCCGGGCAGTTGGGTGTCTCGTGA
- a CDS encoding family 20 glycosylhydrolase has product MLLSAEKAAAGGVRVYRRATVVDGTGSARYVADVAIEGARVVAIVRDETETLELPEGAVDVDASGLVLAPGFIDMHAHSDLAVLRGVSHDAKIRQGVTTEVLGQDGLGYAPLDDATASVIPAQIAGWNGMPATVPWRSMDDLLGAIDGASVANAAVLVPQGNLRMMVVGHDNRPATPAEITAMADLLGQALDAGAFGMSSGLTYTPGMYADVAELEALCRVVADRGGYWAPHTRSYGRAALDAYREAIDIGRRTGCPVHLTHATMNFEPNRGRAAELLALVDEAVADGVDVTLDTYPYLPGATTLAALLPSRLAATGDLLAALAGLDAEGREAVRVELEEIGCDGFHGEVADWSVIQISGTANPALAGLVGRTVADIAGDSGRRPVDVVIDTILADAGATGVLMHIGDEDNVRAIMRHPRHSGGSDGILIGARPHPRGRGTFPRYLGHYVRELGVLSLEQAVRHLSGNPAARLGLDRGDAPRGVVRVGSTADLVLFDPETIAAGATFDDPHGTPHGVHEVLVGGVPVLLGGEPTGAVAGRALRMPPAAPRATVPQIPARIDALAPGFRWTPATPIEAAPELAAAVARLGGGGVDAGAPAIRLVIDAELRSAADAAGRHGDEAFRVTVSASGIEIAGASPEGVFRGATTLRQLRDPDLDPTLPAMIPAGRWEGSPAYAWRGAMLDVARHFRPPEDVRRLIDLLADHHLTILHLHLTDDQGWRFEVPGYPRLTEVSARREATQRGHGPEATVEPGRHEGFYTTTELRELVRYAAERFVTLVPEVELPGHIQAALAAYPELGNLDVAEPATGPWERFGVNARTLAPTEEALAFGRAAIDALCDVFGSEWIGIGGDEVPVTEWAESPAAATRMEELGLTTPHDVQPWFTAHFVEHVRSRGRTALAWDEVLEGEVPDGVRILAWRGPVAMREALRRGIPVVGCPDLEVYLDYPQSESAEEPIRVGPPLTIERAYSFRVVEGAVGGQANVWTEHLPSRDRVDFAMFPRLAAIAERLWLGGEPAPFAEFARRLPTHLRRLAAAGVRYRPLDGPTPGQRRPGVPGKPMTVETREGIVAGLVQRLRQRAEDEGRPPAV; this is encoded by the coding sequence ATGCTTCTGAGCGCCGAGAAGGCGGCGGCGGGCGGCGTGCGCGTCTACCGGCGTGCCACGGTCGTCGATGGCACCGGTTCCGCCCGATACGTCGCGGACGTCGCGATCGAGGGGGCCCGGGTCGTCGCGATCGTGCGCGACGAGACGGAGACCCTCGAACTGCCGGAAGGAGCCGTCGACGTCGACGCGTCCGGTCTCGTGCTGGCGCCCGGCTTCATCGACATGCACGCGCACAGCGATCTCGCCGTGCTGCGCGGAGTCTCCCACGACGCCAAGATCCGGCAGGGCGTCACGACCGAGGTGCTCGGCCAGGATGGCCTGGGCTATGCGCCGTTGGACGATGCCACGGCGTCGGTCATCCCCGCCCAGATCGCGGGGTGGAACGGGATGCCGGCCACCGTCCCGTGGCGGTCGATGGACGACCTGCTGGGGGCGATCGACGGCGCGTCCGTAGCCAATGCGGCCGTTCTCGTCCCGCAGGGCAACCTCCGGATGATGGTCGTCGGTCACGACAACCGCCCCGCGACGCCCGCCGAGATCACGGCCATGGCCGACCTCCTCGGCCAGGCGCTGGACGCCGGGGCCTTCGGGATGTCGAGCGGTCTCACCTACACCCCTGGCATGTACGCCGACGTCGCGGAGCTGGAGGCTCTCTGCCGCGTGGTCGCCGATCGCGGCGGCTACTGGGCTCCGCACACCCGCAGCTACGGGCGCGCGGCGCTGGACGCGTATCGCGAGGCGATCGACATCGGCCGTCGCACCGGGTGCCCGGTGCACCTCACGCACGCGACCATGAACTTCGAGCCGAACCGGGGACGTGCCGCCGAACTCCTGGCCCTCGTGGACGAGGCCGTGGCCGACGGGGTCGACGTCACGCTGGACACCTATCCCTACCTGCCGGGGGCGACCACCCTCGCCGCGCTGCTGCCGAGTCGGCTGGCCGCGACCGGCGACCTGCTGGCGGCGCTGGCGGGACTGGATGCCGAGGGTCGCGAGGCCGTCCGCGTGGAGCTCGAGGAGATCGGCTGCGACGGGTTCCACGGGGAGGTCGCCGACTGGTCGGTGATCCAGATCTCCGGGACCGCGAACCCCGCGCTGGCCGGACTCGTGGGCCGTACCGTCGCCGACATCGCGGGGGATTCCGGGCGGCGGCCGGTCGACGTGGTGATCGACACCATCCTCGCCGACGCGGGGGCCACCGGCGTGCTCATGCACATCGGCGACGAGGACAACGTCCGCGCCATCATGCGCCATCCCCGCCACTCCGGCGGGAGCGACGGCATCCTCATCGGAGCCAGGCCGCACCCCCGCGGCCGCGGCACCTTCCCGCGCTACCTCGGCCACTACGTCCGGGAGCTGGGGGTTCTGAGTCTCGAGCAGGCGGTGCGTCACCTGTCCGGCAACCCGGCTGCGCGCCTGGGCCTCGACCGTGGAGACGCCCCGCGCGGCGTGGTCCGCGTGGGGTCCACCGCGGATCTGGTGCTGTTCGACCCGGAGACCATCGCGGCCGGGGCGACGTTCGACGACCCGCACGGTACGCCGCACGGCGTCCACGAGGTCCTCGTGGGCGGGGTCCCCGTCCTCCTCGGCGGTGAGCCGACGGGGGCCGTCGCCGGTCGTGCGCTGCGGATGCCGCCTGCGGCGCCGCGCGCGACGGTGCCACAGATCCCGGCACGGATCGACGCGCTCGCGCCCGGTTTCCGGTGGACACCGGCGACGCCGATCGAGGCCGCTCCCGAGCTGGCCGCCGCGGTCGCGCGGCTCGGCGGGGGCGGTGTGGACGCCGGAGCCCCCGCGATCCGCCTCGTGATCGACGCGGAACTGCGGAGCGCGGCGGACGCGGCCGGGCGCCACGGCGACGAGGCCTTCCGAGTGACGGTGTCCGCCTCCGGGATCGAGATCGCCGGTGCGAGCCCCGAGGGGGTCTTCCGTGGGGCGACGACGCTCCGGCAGCTCCGCGATCCCGATCTCGATCCCACGCTCCCGGCGATGATCCCCGCCGGCCGCTGGGAGGGCTCACCCGCGTACGCCTGGCGGGGAGCGATGCTCGACGTGGCCCGGCACTTCCGGCCGCCGGAGGACGTGCGTCGCCTCATCGACCTCCTCGCCGACCACCACCTCACCATCCTGCATCTCCACCTGACCGACGATCAGGGCTGGCGCTTCGAGGTGCCCGGCTACCCGCGGCTGACCGAAGTGAGCGCACGGCGCGAGGCCACCCAGCGCGGACACGGCCCCGAGGCGACGGTGGAGCCCGGGCGGCACGAGGGTTTCTACACCACGACCGAACTGCGCGAGCTCGTGCGCTACGCGGCGGAACGTTTCGTGACGCTCGTGCCGGAGGTCGAGCTCCCGGGGCACATCCAAGCCGCGCTCGCCGCGTATCCGGAGCTCGGTAACCTCGACGTCGCGGAGCCCGCGACCGGTCCTTGGGAACGCTTCGGCGTGAATGCCCGCACCCTCGCGCCGACCGAGGAGGCACTGGCGTTCGGGCGTGCCGCCATCGACGCGCTGTGCGACGTCTTCGGCTCCGAGTGGATCGGAATCGGCGGGGACGAGGTGCCGGTGACGGAATGGGCGGAGAGCCCGGCAGCAGCGACGCGGATGGAGGAGCTCGGGCTGACCACCCCGCACGACGTGCAACCGTGGTTCACGGCGCACTTCGTCGAGCACGTCCGCAGCAGAGGGCGGACGGCGCTGGCCTGGGACGAGGTGCTGGAGGGCGAGGTCCCCGACGGGGTGCGCATCCTCGCCTGGCGGGGACCTGTCGCCATGCGGGAGGCGCTGCGGCGGGGGATCCCGGTCGTGGGCTGTCCGGACCTCGAGGTCTACCTCGATTACCCGCAGTCCGAGTCCGCGGAGGAGCCCATTCGGGTGGGCCCACCGCTCACGATCGAGCGTGCGTACTCGTTCCGGGTGGTCGAGGGCGCGGTCGGCGGTCAGGCGAACGTCTGGACGGAGCACCTGCCGAGCAGGGATCGGGTCGACTTCGCGATGTTCCCCCGCCTCGCCGCGATCGCGGAACGCCTGTGGCTCGGGGGAGAGCCGGCGCCGTTCGCCGAGTTCGCCCGGCGTCTGCCCACGCACCTCCGGCGACTGGCAGCGGCGGGCGTGCGGTATCGTCCGCTGGACGGTCCGACGCCGGGGCAACGGCGACCGGGCGTGCCCGGCAAGCCGATGACCGTGGAGACGAGGGAAGGGATCGTCGCCGGATTGGTCCAGCGCCTGCGGCAGCGGGCGGAGGATGAGGGTCGGCCGCCGGCCGTCTGA
- a CDS encoding alanine racemase, whose translation MPLQIPDPVLGAWAKGFPVRTAGLRLSEVAGAGLHLSDLVTPVLTVHAEAIAHNEETVFGWAAREGVRLAPHGKTTMAPALWQRLLDAGAWGISVATPWQARVAVEAGVPTVLIANGVTDGAAARELGALLAADENLRILCGADSLAGVAILAEALAEAQRPLDVLVELGGAQGRTGARTVGEGERIAEAIAAAPGLRLAGVTGYEGPFGPDRSAASVEAVDGFLATLVELHRRLRYPEGLRPVLSAGGSSFPDRAAAVLGTAAGEAEVVLRSGAFQIHDDGFYSRMSPFGPLTDTAPLRSAMHAWSRVVSQPEPGLALLDAGRRDVPFDIDLPVPQSVSGTVTALNDQHAFLRPADGSTVDVGEVVRLGLSHPCTAFDKWRVVAVIDDPDAADPRVIGAVATCF comes from the coding sequence ATGCCTCTACAAATTCCGGATCCCGTTCTCGGCGCGTGGGCGAAGGGCTTCCCGGTGCGTACCGCGGGGCTGCGACTCTCCGAGGTCGCCGGGGCTGGTCTGCACCTCTCCGACCTCGTCACCCCGGTGCTCACGGTGCACGCCGAGGCGATCGCGCACAACGAAGAGACGGTGTTCGGCTGGGCGGCGCGGGAGGGCGTCCGCCTCGCCCCGCACGGCAAGACCACGATGGCGCCCGCCCTGTGGCAGCGCCTGCTGGATGCCGGAGCCTGGGGCATCTCCGTCGCGACCCCGTGGCAGGCTCGCGTCGCGGTGGAGGCGGGGGTCCCCACGGTCCTCATCGCCAACGGGGTCACGGACGGCGCGGCGGCCCGGGAGCTGGGCGCGCTGCTGGCCGCGGACGAGAACCTGCGGATCCTGTGCGGAGCCGATTCGCTGGCCGGCGTCGCCATCCTCGCCGAGGCGCTCGCCGAGGCCCAGCGCCCCCTCGACGTGCTCGTGGAGCTCGGTGGCGCGCAGGGACGCACCGGCGCCAGGACGGTCGGGGAGGGCGAGCGCATCGCCGAGGCCATCGCGGCGGCTCCCGGTCTCCGCCTCGCCGGGGTGACAGGCTACGAGGGGCCTTTCGGACCCGACCGGTCTGCGGCCTCGGTCGAGGCGGTCGACGGCTTCCTCGCCACCCTGGTCGAGCTGCACCGCCGACTGCGGTACCCCGAGGGACTCCGCCCCGTGCTCAGCGCAGGGGGGAGCTCGTTCCCCGACCGCGCCGCGGCCGTGCTCGGCACCGCCGCCGGAGAGGCCGAGGTCGTGCTGCGGTCCGGGGCGTTCCAGATCCACGACGACGGCTTCTACTCCCGCATGTCGCCCTTCGGGCCGCTGACGGACACGGCGCCGCTCCGCTCCGCGATGCACGCGTGGTCGCGCGTGGTCTCGCAGCCGGAGCCCGGGCTCGCCCTACTCGACGCCGGGCGGCGCGACGTGCCCTTCGACATCGACCTCCCGGTGCCGCAGTCCGTCTCGGGGACGGTGACGGCCCTCAACGACCAGCACGCCTTCCTGCGGCCGGCCGACGGATCGACGGTCGACGTCGGCGAGGTCGTCCGGCTGGGACTCTCGCACCCGTGCACCGCCTTCGACAAGTGGCGTGTCGTCGCCGTGATCGACGACCCCGACGCGGCGGACCCGCGGGTGATCGGAGCAGTGGCGACATGCTTCTGA